The Brassica napus cultivar Da-Ae chromosome C7, Da-Ae, whole genome shotgun sequence genome has a segment encoding these proteins:
- the LOC125590238 gene encoding uncharacterized protein LOC125590238, with product MANIEKLQFPALKVTGENYVRWVTNVKPYLVIKKISEAIKVGNKSPPEHIAEAIIFLKKHLDENLTHDYGDVEDPAVLWQALKDRFDNQKEINLPHALEEWKTLRFQDFQRVRDYNSTILRIVAQLKYCGNPVTEAEMLDKTYNTFHKEHNVLSRIYRKCGYTKFSELMVTLMLAEKNDELLIKNHNSRPTGAKAFPEVNATAVEYSGRRNHTNRGRGRRFNNKRGKPYYPKSIRSNKWVRSEQPHKGKETEEDTTKKSETVCYRCGCKGHWSRTCRTPPHLCKLYQESIKGKAKEVNLTENVEGTSYLESSDFANELD from the coding sequence atggcaaacatcgagaaactccagttcccggctctaaaagtaaccggcgaaaactatgtcagatgggtcacaaatgtgaaaccttatcttgtaataaaaaagatatctGAAGCTATaaaagtcggtaacaaatcgccacccgagcatatagccgaggcgataatcttcctgaagaagcacttagatgagaatctaactcacgactatggagacgttgaggacccagctgtactatggcaagccttgaaagacagattcgataatcaaaaggaaatcaatctccctcacgctcttgaagagtggaaaaccctgaggtttcaggatttccaaagggttagagattacaattccactatcttgaggatagttgcacaattaaaatattgtggtaaccctgtcaccgaagcagaaatgcttgacaagacatacaataccttccacaaagaacacaacgtcttatcccgaatttacagaaaatgtgggtacaccaaattttctgaattgatggtaacactcatgttggctgaaaagaacgatgagttactaatcaaaaaccataattcccgacccacgggagccaaggcatttcccgaagtgaatgctacggcggtagaatattcgggaaggagaaaccataccaatcgaggtcgtggtcggcgtttcaacaacaaacgtggaaagccttactatcctaaaagtattagatctaacaaatgggttagatctgaacaacctcataaaggcaaagaaaccgaagaggataccacaaagaaaagtgagactgtatgttacagatgtggatgtaaaggacattggtcccgtacctgtcgtactcccccacatttgtgcaagttatatcaagaatccataaaaggaaaggctaaagaggtgaacctcacggaaaacgttgaagggacctcataccttgaatcctctgatttcgcaaatgagctggactag